From the genome of Notolabrus celidotus isolate fNotCel1 chromosome 5, fNotCel1.pri, whole genome shotgun sequence, one region includes:
- the LOC117812762 gene encoding ras-related protein Rab-6A isoform X2 has product MSAAGDFGNPLRKFKLVFLGEQSVGKTSLITRFMYDSFDNTYQATIGIDFLSKTMYLEDRTAPQIRLQLWDTAGQERFRSLIPSYIRDSAAAVVVYDITNVNSFQQTTKWIDDVRTERGSDVIIMLVGNKTDLADKRQITTEEGEQRAKEMNVLFIETSAKTGYNVKQLFRRVAAALPGMDTTQDKSREDMIDIKLEPPELPVSEGGCSC; this is encoded by the exons ATGTCTGCGGCCGGAGACTTCGGAAACCCTCTAAGGAAATTTAAACTGGTCTTCCTCGGGGAACAAAGCG TGGGAAAGACTTCGCTGATCACCAGGTTCATGTATGACAGCTTCGACAACACTTATCAG GCCACGATAGGAATAGACTTCCTGTCTAAAACCATGTACCTTGAAGACAGAACA GCCCCACAGATTCGGTTGCAGTTGTGGGACACGGCGGGGCAGGAGCGATTTCGTAGCCTCATCCCGAGTTACATAagagactctgctgctgctgtggtagTGTACGACATTACAA ACGTCAATTCCTTCCAGCAAACCACAAAATGGATAGACGACGTGAGAACGGagagaggaagtgatgtcatTATCATGTTGGTGGGGAACAAGACAGACCTTGCAGACAAAAG ACAGATAACCACAGAGGAGGGAGAACAGAGAGCGAAAGAGATGAATGTTCTGTTTATTGAAACAAGTGCAAAGACAGGCTACAATGTCAAACAG CTTTTCCGCCGTGTGGCAGCAGCCCTCCCTGGCATGGATACCACACAGGACAAGAGTAGAGAGGACA TGATAGACATCAAGCTAGAGCCACCAGAGCTACCTGTCAGTGAAGGAGGCTGTTCCTGCTAA
- the LOC117812762 gene encoding ras-related protein Rab-6A isoform X4, with protein MSAAGDFGNPLRKFKLVFLGEQSVGKTSLITRFMYDSFDNTYQATIGIDFLSKTMYLEDRTAPQIRLQLWDTAGQERFRSLIPSYIRDSAAAVVVYDITNVNSFQQTTKWIDDVRTERGSDVIIMLVGNKTDLADKRQITTEEGEQRAKEMNVLFIETSAKTGYNVKQLFRRVAAALPGMDTTQDKSREDNIKLEPPELPVSEGGCSC; from the exons ATGTCTGCGGCCGGAGACTTCGGAAACCCTCTAAGGAAATTTAAACTGGTCTTCCTCGGGGAACAAAGCG TGGGAAAGACTTCGCTGATCACCAGGTTCATGTATGACAGCTTCGACAACACTTATCAG GCCACGATAGGAATAGACTTCCTGTCTAAAACCATGTACCTTGAAGACAGAACA GCCCCACAGATTCGGTTGCAGTTGTGGGACACGGCGGGGCAGGAGCGATTTCGTAGCCTCATCCCGAGTTACATAagagactctgctgctgctgtggtagTGTACGACATTACAA ACGTCAATTCCTTCCAGCAAACCACAAAATGGATAGACGACGTGAGAACGGagagaggaagtgatgtcatTATCATGTTGGTGGGGAACAAGACAGACCTTGCAGACAAAAG ACAGATAACCACAGAGGAGGGAGAACAGAGAGCGAAAGAGATGAATGTTCTGTTTATTGAAACAAGTGCAAAGACAGGCTACAATGTCAAACAG CTTTTCCGCCGTGTGGCAGCAGCCCTCCCTGGCATGGATACCACACAGGACAAGAGTAGAGAGGACA ACATCAAGCTAGAGCCACCAGAGCTACCTGTCAGTGAAGGAGGCTGTTCCTGCTAA
- the LOC117812762 gene encoding ras-related protein Rab-6A isoform X6 → MSAAGDFGNPLRKFKLVFLGEQSVGKTSLITRFMYDSFDNTYQATIGIDFLSKTMYLEDRTIRLQLWDTAGQERFRSLIPSYIRDSAAAVVVYDITNVNSFQQTTKWIDDVRTERGSDVIIMLVGNKTDLADKRQITTEEGEQRAKEMNVLFIETSAKTGYNVKQLFRRVAAALPGMDTTQDKSREDMIDIKLEPPELPVSEGGCSC, encoded by the exons ATGTCTGCGGCCGGAGACTTCGGAAACCCTCTAAGGAAATTTAAACTGGTCTTCCTCGGGGAACAAAGCG TGGGAAAGACTTCGCTGATCACCAGGTTCATGTATGACAGCTTCGACAACACTTATCAG GCCACGATAGGAATAGACTTCCTGTCTAAAACCATGTACCTTGAAGACAGAACA ATTCGGTTGCAGTTGTGGGACACGGCGGGGCAGGAGCGATTTCGTAGCCTCATCCCGAGTTACATAagagactctgctgctgctgtggtagTGTACGACATTACAA ACGTCAATTCCTTCCAGCAAACCACAAAATGGATAGACGACGTGAGAACGGagagaggaagtgatgtcatTATCATGTTGGTGGGGAACAAGACAGACCTTGCAGACAAAAG ACAGATAACCACAGAGGAGGGAGAACAGAGAGCGAAAGAGATGAATGTTCTGTTTATTGAAACAAGTGCAAAGACAGGCTACAATGTCAAACAG CTTTTCCGCCGTGTGGCAGCAGCCCTCCCTGGCATGGATACCACACAGGACAAGAGTAGAGAGGACA TGATAGACATCAAGCTAGAGCCACCAGAGCTACCTGTCAGTGAAGGAGGCTGTTCCTGCTAA
- the LOC117812762 gene encoding ras-related protein Rab-6A isoform X1, which produces MSAAGDFGNPLRKFKLVFLGEQSVGKTSLITRFMYDSFDNTYQATIGIDFLSKTMYLEDRTAPQIRLQLWDTAGQERFRSLIPSYIRDSAAAVVVYDITNVNSFQQTTKWIDDVRTERGSDVIIMLVGNKTDLADKRQVSIEEGERKAKELNVMFIETSAKAGYNVKQLFRRVAAALPGMDTTQDKSREDMIDIKLEPPELPVSEGGCSC; this is translated from the exons ATGTCTGCGGCCGGAGACTTCGGAAACCCTCTAAGGAAATTTAAACTGGTCTTCCTCGGGGAACAAAGCG TGGGAAAGACTTCGCTGATCACCAGGTTCATGTATGACAGCTTCGACAACACTTATCAG GCCACGATAGGAATAGACTTCCTGTCTAAAACCATGTACCTTGAAGACAGAACA GCCCCACAGATTCGGTTGCAGTTGTGGGACACGGCGGGGCAGGAGCGATTTCGTAGCCTCATCCCGAGTTACATAagagactctgctgctgctgtggtagTGTACGACATTACAA ACGTCAATTCCTTCCAGCAAACCACAAAATGGATAGACGACGTGAGAACGGagagaggaagtgatgtcatTATCATGTTGGTGGGGAACAAGACAGACCTTGCAGACAAAAG GCAAGTATCTATTGAAGAGGGTGAACGGAAAGCCAAAGAACTTAATGTAATGTTTATTGAGACTAGTGCTAAAGCGGGCTACAACGTTAAGCAG CTTTTCCGCCGTGTGGCAGCAGCCCTCCCTGGCATGGATACCACACAGGACAAGAGTAGAGAGGACA TGATAGACATCAAGCTAGAGCCACCAGAGCTACCTGTCAGTGAAGGAGGCTGTTCCTGCTAA
- the LOC117812762 gene encoding ras-related protein Rab-6A isoform X5: MSAAGDFGNPLRKFKLVFLGEQSVGKTSLITRFMYDSFDNTYQATIGIDFLSKTMYLEDRTIRLQLWDTAGQERFRSLIPSYIRDSAAAVVVYDITNVNSFQQTTKWIDDVRTERGSDVIIMLVGNKTDLADKRQVSIEEGERKAKELNVMFIETSAKAGYNVKQLFRRVAAALPGMDTTQDKSREDMIDIKLEPPELPVSEGGCSC, from the exons ATGTCTGCGGCCGGAGACTTCGGAAACCCTCTAAGGAAATTTAAACTGGTCTTCCTCGGGGAACAAAGCG TGGGAAAGACTTCGCTGATCACCAGGTTCATGTATGACAGCTTCGACAACACTTATCAG GCCACGATAGGAATAGACTTCCTGTCTAAAACCATGTACCTTGAAGACAGAACA ATTCGGTTGCAGTTGTGGGACACGGCGGGGCAGGAGCGATTTCGTAGCCTCATCCCGAGTTACATAagagactctgctgctgctgtggtagTGTACGACATTACAA ACGTCAATTCCTTCCAGCAAACCACAAAATGGATAGACGACGTGAGAACGGagagaggaagtgatgtcatTATCATGTTGGTGGGGAACAAGACAGACCTTGCAGACAAAAG GCAAGTATCTATTGAAGAGGGTGAACGGAAAGCCAAAGAACTTAATGTAATGTTTATTGAGACTAGTGCTAAAGCGGGCTACAACGTTAAGCAG CTTTTCCGCCGTGTGGCAGCAGCCCTCCCTGGCATGGATACCACACAGGACAAGAGTAGAGAGGACA TGATAGACATCAAGCTAGAGCCACCAGAGCTACCTGTCAGTGAAGGAGGCTGTTCCTGCTAA
- the LOC117812762 gene encoding ras-related protein Rab-6A isoform X3, with protein MSAAGDFGNPLRKFKLVFLGEQSVGKTSLITRFMYDSFDNTYQATIGIDFLSKTMYLEDRTAPQIRLQLWDTAGQERFRSLIPSYIRDSAAAVVVYDITNVNSFQQTTKWIDDVRTERGSDVIIMLVGNKTDLADKRQVSIEEGERKAKELNVMFIETSAKAGYNVKQLFRRVAAALPGMDTTQDKSREDNIKLEPPELPVSEGGCSC; from the exons ATGTCTGCGGCCGGAGACTTCGGAAACCCTCTAAGGAAATTTAAACTGGTCTTCCTCGGGGAACAAAGCG TGGGAAAGACTTCGCTGATCACCAGGTTCATGTATGACAGCTTCGACAACACTTATCAG GCCACGATAGGAATAGACTTCCTGTCTAAAACCATGTACCTTGAAGACAGAACA GCCCCACAGATTCGGTTGCAGTTGTGGGACACGGCGGGGCAGGAGCGATTTCGTAGCCTCATCCCGAGTTACATAagagactctgctgctgctgtggtagTGTACGACATTACAA ACGTCAATTCCTTCCAGCAAACCACAAAATGGATAGACGACGTGAGAACGGagagaggaagtgatgtcatTATCATGTTGGTGGGGAACAAGACAGACCTTGCAGACAAAAG GCAAGTATCTATTGAAGAGGGTGAACGGAAAGCCAAAGAACTTAATGTAATGTTTATTGAGACTAGTGCTAAAGCGGGCTACAACGTTAAGCAG CTTTTCCGCCGTGTGGCAGCAGCCCTCCCTGGCATGGATACCACACAGGACAAGAGTAGAGAGGACA ACATCAAGCTAGAGCCACCAGAGCTACCTGTCAGTGAAGGAGGCTGTTCCTGCTAA